One genomic region from Quercus robur chromosome 4, dhQueRobu3.1, whole genome shotgun sequence encodes:
- the LOC126721330 gene encoding uncharacterized protein LOC126721330, whose product MGTLLAQYLEETRKENAIYYISKKMLPYEEKYSPLEKTCVELVWATHKLRHYMLTYKVLLIARMVPLKYLMENLVQNGKTAKWKSMKGRAIADHLAHCSPKEAKEIQGDFANEDIMKIEVESWKMYFDGATNQNGSGIGVLLISPKGTHIPFSGKLNFPATNNAIEYEAFIMGLQAAIGLGVKELEVYGDLALIISQI is encoded by the exons ATGGGGACTCTACTTGCTCAATACCTAGAGGAGACTAGAAAGGAGAATGCAATTTACTACATCAGCAAGAAGATGTTGCCTTATGAAGAGAAGTATTCACCATTAGAAAAGACATGTGTAGAACTTGTGTGGGCAACCCATAAACTCAGACATTATATGCTTACTTACAAGGTTCTACTGATTGCAAGAATGGTTCCTTTGAAGTACTTAATGGAAAATCTTGTACAAAATGGGAAGACTGCTaaatgg AAATCAATGAAGGGGAGAGCAATTGCTGATCACCTAGCCCATTGTTCaccaaaagaagcaaaagagatCCAAGGAGACTTTGCGAATGAAGACATCATGAAGATTGAAGTAGAATCATGGAAGATGTATTTTGATGGAGCAACAAATCAAAATGGAAGTGGAATTGGAGTTCTCTTGATTTCTCCAAAAGGGACACACATTCCATTTTCTGGCAAACTCAACTTCCCTGCCACCAACAATGCCATAGAATATGAAGCTTTCATCATGGGCCTGCAAGCAGCCATAGGCCTTGGAGTGAAAGAGTTGGAGGTATATGGTGACTTAGCTTTAATAATCTCCCAAATTTAG